In one Microbulbifer pacificus genomic region, the following are encoded:
- a CDS encoding TonB family protein, whose amino-acid sequence MNICIKIVVFLLSAMSIGCAQTQNESEAIDYSKSVHSDEQISKNITDIAVEIKKKIESNWVQPESATNGMVVKMNLRFNSDGSVRQSKVTETSGLEELDNSALAAVKISQPFKEIKDLSSEDFDRYFSIISFHFMVVGKQ is encoded by the coding sequence ATATTTGTATAAAAATTGTGGTTTTCCTACTTTCAGCGATGAGTATTGGTTGCGCTCAAACGCAGAATGAGTCGGAAGCTATCGATTATTCAAAATCTGTACACTCCGACGAGCAAATTAGTAAAAACATTACTGATATAGCTGTTGAGATAAAAAAGAAAATTGAAAGTAACTGGGTGCAGCCTGAATCTGCCACTAATGGCATGGTGGTCAAGATGAACTTAAGGTTTAATTCTGATGGCAGCGTGAGACAATCTAAAGTGACTGAAACAAGTGGACTTGAAGAGCTTGATAACTCCGCATTAGCTGCGGTAAAAATTTCTCAGCCGTTCAAAGAAATTAAAGATCTTTCATCGGAAGATTTTGATAGATACTTCTCAATCATAAGCTTCCATTTCATGGTGGTTGGGAAGCAGTAA